A DNA window from Comamonas fluminis contains the following coding sequences:
- a CDS encoding GNAT family N-acetyltransferase, whose product MINKSRTINIRLVEESDAEFILKLRLDEKYNQFLSDVNPDMQAQRDWIKKYKNDEFLKKQFYFIIERNDGVPCGTVRIYDIKGDSFCWGSWILNENKTRYAALESAFLVYQFGFNELGLKKSHFEVRKGNEKVISFHKKMGAVKILEDDLNEYFNISQEAVLEAKQKLSAKI is encoded by the coding sequence ATGATAAATAAATCAAGAACAATAAATATTCGATTAGTCGAAGAATCTGATGCTGAATTTATTCTGAAACTACGCCTCGATGAAAAATATAATCAATTTTTATCTGATGTAAATCCGGATATGCAAGCGCAAAGGGATTGGATAAAAAAATATAAGAATGATGAATTTTTAAAAAAACAGTTCTACTTCATTATTGAACGCAATGATGGAGTCCCATGTGGTACTGTAAGAATTTACGATATTAAAGGAGATTCATTTTGCTGGGGTAGTTGGATTTTAAATGAAAATAAAACCCGTTATGCAGCCCTGGAAAGTGCATTTCTTGTATATCAGTTTGGATTTAATGAGTTGGGGCTAAAAAAATCACACTTTGAAGTTCGAAAAGGTAATGAAAAAGTTATTTCTTTTCATAAAAAAATGGGTGCTGTAAAGATATTGGAAGATGATTTGAATGAATATTTCAATATATCCCAGGAAGCAGTCCTGGAAGCTAAACAAAAACTGAGTGCAAAAATATAA
- a CDS encoding sugar 3,4-ketoisomerase encodes MSLVQWIHFPPLGDDRGSLVALEGEKTVPFAIQRVYYLFGTQLGVSRGFHAHHKLQQVAVCVKGRCRMLLDDGQKREEVWLDSSTKGISLPPMVWHEMHEFSPDCVMLVLASEHYDEKDYIRNYEDFLRLVK; translated from the coding sequence ATGTCACTTGTTCAATGGATCCACTTCCCCCCATTAGGCGATGACCGAGGTTCGCTGGTCGCGCTGGAGGGCGAAAAAACCGTACCGTTTGCTATACAGCGCGTGTATTACTTGTTTGGTACCCAATTGGGTGTCTCTCGCGGCTTTCATGCACATCACAAATTGCAGCAAGTAGCTGTCTGTGTAAAGGGACGTTGCCGAATGTTATTGGACGATGGCCAGAAGCGTGAAGAGGTGTGGCTGGATTCGTCTACCAAGGGGATTTCATTGCCGCCCATGGTTTGGCATGAAATGCATGAATTTAGTCCTGACTGTGTAATGCTTGTACTCGCTAGTGAGCATTATGATGAAAAAGATTATATTCGTAATTATGAAGATTTTCTAAGGCTGGTTAAATGA
- the glyS gene encoding glycine--tRNA ligase subunit beta, giving the protein MNASNLLVELFVEELPPKALQKLGDAFASVIFDQLKAQGLLASSESRLTAYASPRRLAVHVTEVLAQAEDKAVSQKLMPVAVGLDAEGKPTAALLKKLAALGADESAVAGLKRQGEGKAEALFYESTAKGVLLTDGVQKALDEALAKLPIPKVMRYQLQDGWTSVHFVRPAHGLVVMHGTQVLIGVKALGLTAGSATHGHRFEAAVDPVVIQNADSYAEQLREEGAVIASFTERRADIAAQLQAAAERIGGGVRAIEDEALLDEVTALVERPNVLICEFEKEFLDVPQECLILTMKANQKYFPLLDANGKLTNQFLVVSNISPQDASAVTGGNERVVRPRLADAKFFFDQDRKKTLQSRVELLDKVVYHNKLGTQGERIARVRAIAKTIAQQLGNPELGRQADQAAMLAKTDLVTDMVGEFPELQGTMGRYYALNDKLDVAVADAIEDHYKPRFAGDELPRGDVGVVVALADKLETLVGMFGIGNLPTGDRDPFALRRHALGVIRMLVEKDLELDLETLLVSTLPAFGDKIQDATPQLVEFIYDRLANMFREQGYSAQEIEAVLALHPQRLSDVQKRLEAVRAFAELPEAPSLAAANKRVGNILKKAESAVQSQVNEALLVEQAEKDLHAALQQVALKAEQLLIEGDYTANLQALAALRAPVDAFFEQVMVNAEDAALKSNRLSLLANLHAAVNRVADLSQLAM; this is encoded by the coding sequence ATGAACGCATCGAATCTACTGGTTGAACTGTTTGTCGAAGAGCTGCCGCCCAAGGCGCTGCAAAAGCTGGGTGACGCTTTTGCCTCCGTCATCTTCGACCAGCTCAAGGCCCAGGGCCTGTTGGCCTCCTCCGAATCGCGCCTGACGGCTTATGCATCGCCCCGTCGCCTGGCTGTGCACGTGACCGAAGTGCTGGCGCAGGCCGAAGACAAGGCTGTCTCGCAAAAGCTGATGCCTGTGGCCGTGGGCCTGGATGCGGAAGGCAAGCCCACTGCAGCATTGCTCAAGAAGCTGGCAGCACTGGGCGCAGACGAATCCGCCGTGGCAGGTTTGAAGCGTCAGGGCGAAGGTAAGGCCGAAGCCCTGTTCTACGAATCCACCGCAAAGGGCGTGCTGCTGACTGACGGCGTGCAAAAAGCGCTGGACGAAGCGCTGGCCAAGCTGCCCATTCCCAAGGTCATGCGCTACCAGTTGCAAGACGGCTGGACCAGTGTGCACTTTGTGCGCCCGGCCCACGGTCTGGTCGTAATGCATGGCACGCAAGTGTTGATCGGTGTGAAGGCGCTGGGCCTGACTGCTGGCTCCGCAACTCACGGCCACCGTTTTGAAGCCGCTGTGGACCCCGTGGTCATCCAGAACGCCGACAGCTATGCCGAGCAACTGCGTGAAGAAGGCGCCGTGATCGCCAGCTTTACCGAGCGCCGTGCTGATATCGCTGCACAGCTCCAAGCCGCTGCCGAGCGCATCGGTGGTGGCGTGCGCGCTATCGAAGACGAAGCGCTGCTGGACGAGGTGACGGCCCTGGTCGAGCGTCCCAATGTGCTGATCTGCGAATTCGAAAAGGAATTCTTGGACGTTCCCCAGGAATGCTTGATCCTGACCATGAAGGCCAACCAGAAATACTTCCCGCTGCTGGACGCCAATGGCAAGCTGACTAACCAGTTCCTGGTGGTGAGCAACATCAGCCCACAGGACGCCAGCGCCGTGACAGGCGGCAACGAGCGCGTGGTGCGCCCCCGTCTGGCCGATGCCAAGTTCTTCTTTGACCAAGATCGCAAGAAAACGCTGCAAAGCCGCGTTGAGCTGCTGGACAAGGTGGTCTACCACAACAAGCTGGGCACCCAGGGCGAACGCATCGCCCGCGTGCGCGCCATTGCCAAGACCATCGCCCAGCAACTGGGTAACCCCGAGCTGGGCCGTCAGGCCGACCAGGCTGCCATGCTGGCCAAGACCGACCTGGTCACCGACATGGTGGGCGAGTTCCCTGAGCTGCAAGGTACCATGGGCCGCTACTACGCCCTGAACGACAAGCTGGACGTAGCTGTGGCCGACGCCATCGAAGACCACTACAAGCCCCGCTTTGCCGGCGACGAATTGCCCCGCGGCGATGTCGGCGTGGTCGTAGCCCTGGCAGACAAGCTGGAAACCCTGGTCGGCATGTTCGGCATCGGCAACCTGCCCACTGGCGACCGCGATCCGTTTGCCCTGCGCCGCCACGCCCTGGGTGTGATCCGCATGCTGGTCGAAAAAGACTTAGAGCTGGATCTGGAAACACTTTTGGTCAGCACCTTGCCCGCCTTTGGCGACAAGATCCAGGACGCAACGCCCCAACTGGTCGAATTCATCTACGACCGCCTGGCCAATATGTTCCGCGAGCAAGGCTACAGCGCCCAGGAAATCGAGGCGGTGCTGGCTCTGCATCCCCAACGTCTGTCCGACGTGCAAAAGCGTCTGGAAGCGGTGCGTGCGTTTGCTGAGCTGCCTGAAGCCCCTTCTCTGGCCGCCGCCAACAAGCGCGTGGGCAATATCCTGAAGAAGGCGGAATCTGCGGTTCAATCCCAGGTCAATGAAGCCTTGCTGGTGGAGCAAGCCGAAAAAGATTTGCATGCCGCGCTGCAGCAAGTGGCACTCAAGGCCGAGCAGTTGTTGATAGAAGGTGACTACACCGCCAACTTGCAAGCACTGGCTGCTTTGCGTGCGCCTGTGGATGCTTTCTTTGAGCAGGTGATGGTTAATGCGGAAGATGCTGCGCTAAAGTCCAATCGCCTGAGCTTATTGGCGAATTTACATGCAGCAGTAAATCGAGTTGCGGACCTTTCGCAACTCGCTATGTAA
- the glyQ gene encoding glycine--tRNA ligase subunit alpha has translation MLTFQQIILKLQSYWADHGCALLQPYDMEVGAGTSHTATFLRAIGPEPWKAAYVQPSRRPKDGRYGENPNRLQHYYQFQVVLKPAPDNILELYLGSLEALGFDLKKNDIRFVEDDWENPTLGAWGLGWEVWLNGMEVTQFTYFQQVAGIDCKPATGEITYGLERLAMYLQGKESVYDLVYTDGLSYGDVFHQNEVEQSTYNFEHSNAEFLFEAFNAHEGTANKLIDAQLALPAYEQVLKAAHTFNLLDARGAISVTERAAYIGRIRNLARAVGKSYLDSRARLGFPMAPKAHADEVLAELAKAAEQAAKKAA, from the coding sequence ATGCTGACCTTCCAACAAATCATTCTGAAACTGCAGTCCTACTGGGCCGACCATGGCTGCGCATTGCTCCAGCCCTATGACATGGAAGTCGGCGCCGGTACCTCGCACACCGCTACTTTCCTGCGCGCCATCGGCCCCGAGCCATGGAAGGCGGCCTATGTGCAACCCAGCCGCCGCCCCAAGGACGGCCGCTATGGCGAGAACCCCAACCGCCTGCAGCACTACTACCAGTTCCAGGTGGTTCTGAAGCCCGCACCCGACAATATTTTGGAGCTCTACCTGGGCTCGCTCGAAGCCCTGGGCTTTGATTTGAAGAAGAACGACATCCGTTTTGTCGAAGACGACTGGGAAAATCCCACGCTGGGCGCCTGGGGTTTGGGCTGGGAAGTCTGGCTCAACGGTATGGAAGTGACCCAGTTCACCTACTTCCAGCAAGTGGCCGGCATTGACTGCAAGCCCGCCACCGGCGAAATCACCTATGGCCTGGAGCGTCTGGCCATGTACCTGCAGGGCAAGGAATCGGTGTACGACCTGGTCTATACCGACGGCCTGAGCTACGGCGATGTGTTCCACCAGAACGAAGTGGAGCAGTCCACTTACAACTTCGAGCACTCGAATGCCGAGTTCCTGTTTGAAGCTTTCAACGCCCACGAAGGCACGGCCAACAAGCTGATTGACGCCCAACTGGCGCTGCCCGCCTATGAGCAAGTGCTCAAGGCCGCACATACCTTCAACCTGCTGGACGCCCGTGGCGCCATCTCGGTGACTGAGCGCGCTGCCTATATCGGCCGCATTCGCAACCTGGCCCGCGCCGTGGGCAAGAGCTATCTGGACAGCCGTGCGCGCCTGGGCTTCCCCATGGCGCCCAAGGCCCATGCCGACGAAGTGCTGGCCGAGCTGGCCAAGGCCGCGGAGCAGGCTGCCAAGAAGGCTGCGTAA
- a CDS encoding SPFH and helix-turn-helix domain-containing protein: MDFMKIITKQLIEIIEWTDDSRDTLSYRWPDEDKEIKNGAQLIVRESQQVQFVSEGQFADLFNPGRYQLTTQNIPILSTLRGWKYGFNSPFKCDVYYINTRLFTGNKWGTSNPIMMRDKDFGVIRLRAFGTYDFRITNAALFLKEVAGTDQNFRIDEFADTMRSRIVSIFSEALAKAQVPALDVAQRYSELGDALLQLINPAVSEKYGLEITSFLLENVSVPPEVEQAIDKRSSMGAIGNLNDYVKYQMGAAMANGGEGAAAATIPATMAMGFGMAQEMMKGMQSGAAGGAPAAGSPAAGAAPADPFSPAAAQAAQTSAAPAAAAMQVFTPAQAAQVLGVDEADVLAEIQAGNLKARQIGSQWRIAQASLDEFLKG; the protein is encoded by the coding sequence ATGGATTTCATGAAAATCATCACCAAGCAACTGATCGAAATCATCGAATGGACCGATGATTCGCGCGACACGCTGTCGTATCGCTGGCCCGATGAGGACAAAGAAATCAAAAACGGCGCCCAGCTGATCGTGCGTGAGTCGCAGCAGGTGCAGTTTGTCTCGGAAGGCCAGTTTGCCGACCTGTTCAATCCCGGCCGCTACCAGCTGACCACACAGAACATCCCGATTCTGTCCACGCTGCGCGGCTGGAAATACGGCTTCAACTCGCCCTTCAAGTGCGATGTTTACTACATCAACACGCGCTTGTTCACGGGCAACAAATGGGGCACCTCCAACCCCATCATGATGCGGGACAAGGACTTTGGCGTGATTCGTCTGCGCGCCTTTGGTACCTATGACTTCCGCATTACCAATGCTGCGCTATTCCTCAAGGAAGTGGCGGGCACGGACCAGAATTTCCGCATCGACGAGTTTGCCGACACCATGCGCTCGCGCATCGTCAGCATCTTCTCTGAAGCGCTGGCCAAGGCACAGGTGCCAGCTCTGGACGTTGCCCAGCGCTACAGCGAGCTGGGCGATGCGCTACTGCAACTCATCAACCCCGCTGTCAGCGAAAAATACGGCCTGGAAATCACCAGCTTCCTGCTGGAAAACGTTTCCGTGCCACCCGAGGTGGAGCAAGCCATCGACAAGCGCTCCAGCATGGGTGCGATTGGCAACCTCAACGACTATGTGAAGTACCAGATGGGCGCGGCCATGGCCAATGGCGGTGAAGGCGCGGCTGCGGCCACCATTCCCGCCACCATGGCCATGGGCTTTGGCATGGCGCAGGAAATGATGAAGGGCATGCAAAGCGGTGCAGCCGGTGGCGCTCCTGCAGCAGGATCGCCTGCCGCAGGAGCTGCCCCCGCAGACCCCTTCTCGCCTGCGGCTGCACAAGCAGCTCAAACCTCCGCTGCGCCTGCGGCAGCTGCTATGCAAGTCTTTACGCCCGCCCAGGCCGCACAGGTACTGGGTGTGGACGAGGCTGATGTGCTGGCCGAGATTCAGGCGGGCAACCTCAAGGCGCGCCAGATTGGCAGCCAGTGGCGGATTGCGCAAGCTTCTTTGGATGAGTTCTTGAAGGGTTGA
- a CDS encoding TFIIB-type zinc ribbon-containing protein produces the protein MVGKHVCPECGGNLEWNPKAQSLKCPYCGTVVPWSEETQPELGQQVVEQDLAQALKNPASGRGWGTDERYEVQCQNCRAISVFLSKNVAQRCDFCGSPSIVAHEERNDAITPQSILPFKISDGQIRDKIRAWYGSRWFAPNKLKSAALTDTLHGVYLPYWTFDAHAAAQWWAEAGYYYYTTETYRDANGQAQTRQVQHVRWEPASGSLQHFFDDELVPGTVGVQPQLLRQVEPFPTTTDLKPYSPEFVRGWTVERYQVDLSKAAQLNEQDMDEQLRNLCAREVPGDTQRNLQVQRQYSGRTFKHTLVPVWLVGYTYGSKTYQIVANGYTGQIAGERPYSWVKITFAVLAVLLLLMLIAPLFVQR, from the coding sequence ATGGTTGGCAAACATGTCTGCCCGGAATGCGGCGGCAACCTGGAGTGGAACCCCAAAGCGCAGTCGCTCAAGTGCCCGTATTGCGGCACCGTGGTGCCGTGGAGTGAGGAAACCCAGCCCGAGCTGGGCCAGCAGGTGGTCGAACAGGATTTGGCGCAGGCCCTGAAAAATCCGGCTTCCGGCCGCGGCTGGGGCACGGACGAGCGCTACGAGGTGCAGTGCCAGAACTGCCGCGCCATCTCGGTGTTTCTCAGCAAGAACGTGGCCCAGCGCTGCGACTTCTGCGGCTCGCCCTCCATCGTTGCGCATGAGGAGCGCAACGACGCCATCACGCCGCAAAGCATTCTGCCGTTCAAGATCAGCGATGGCCAGATCCGCGACAAAATTCGCGCCTGGTATGGCAGCCGCTGGTTTGCGCCGAATAAGCTCAAAAGCGCCGCATTGACCGACACCTTGCACGGCGTGTACCTGCCCTACTGGACGTTTGACGCCCATGCGGCCGCCCAGTGGTGGGCCGAGGCAGGCTATTACTACTACACCACCGAAACCTACCGCGACGCCAATGGCCAGGCCCAGACGCGCCAGGTGCAGCATGTGCGCTGGGAGCCCGCTTCGGGCAGCTTGCAGCATTTCTTTGACGATGAGCTGGTGCCCGGAACCGTAGGCGTGCAGCCCCAACTGCTGCGCCAGGTGGAGCCCTTCCCCACCACCACCGACCTCAAGCCTTACAGCCCCGAATTTGTGCGCGGCTGGACTGTGGAGCGTTATCAGGTGGACCTGTCCAAAGCCGCCCAGCTCAATGAGCAGGATATGGACGAGCAACTGCGCAATCTGTGCGCACGTGAAGTGCCCGGCGACACACAGCGCAATCTGCAGGTGCAGCGCCAATACTCGGGCCGCACCTTCAAGCACACGCTGGTGCCTGTCTGGCTGGTGGGCTATACCTATGGCAGCAAGACCTACCAGATCGTTGCCAATGGCTATACCGGCCAGATTGCAGGCGAGCGGCCCTATAGCTGGGTGAAGATCACCTTCGCTGTGCTGGCCGTGTTGCTGCTCCTCATGCTGATTGCGCCGTTGTTTGTGCAGCGGTGA